From the Paludisphaera mucosa genome, one window contains:
- the fabF gene encoding beta-ketoacyl-ACP synthase II has protein sequence MRRVVVTGMGMVTPVGGDVESTWSALLAGKSGVGAISLFDAHTFPTRIAAEVKGFDLSSYIDDADRWTEHSRNTRFALAAGKMAMDDSGLSTHDGPFDRSRFGVYLGAGEGQQDFVRFVKLVYKTGKSGKVATNEFTKHGAQDLHVVHESEQEPGTPAAHLAARFGAKGPNSNCLTACAASSQAIGEAYEMIRHDCADVMLSGGTHSMIHPFGVTGFILLTALSTRNDEPAKASRPFDRDRDGFIIGEGAGMLVLEELEHAKARGAKIYGEIVGYGSTADAFRITDSHEEGRGAIACLREALEGAGIEPEAIDYINAHGTSTSVNDSVETLAIKKTFGDAAYTVPISSTKSMMGHLIAAAGSVEAIVCLLTIRDGLLPPTINLDNPDPECDLDYIPHEARKKRVDVALSNSFGFGGQNITLILKRYTD, from the coding sequence ATGCGGCGGGTCGTCGTCACAGGAATGGGAATGGTCACCCCGGTGGGCGGGGACGTCGAGTCGACGTGGTCCGCGCTGCTGGCCGGCAAGAGCGGCGTGGGCGCGATCTCGCTCTTCGACGCGCACACCTTCCCCACCCGGATCGCCGCCGAGGTCAAGGGCTTCGACCTCTCGTCCTACATCGACGACGCCGACCGCTGGACCGAGCATTCCCGCAACACCCGCTTCGCCCTGGCCGCCGGCAAGATGGCGATGGACGATTCGGGCCTTTCGACCCACGACGGCCCGTTCGACCGCTCGCGGTTCGGCGTCTATCTCGGCGCCGGCGAGGGCCAGCAGGACTTCGTCCGGTTCGTGAAGCTGGTCTACAAGACCGGGAAGTCGGGCAAGGTCGCCACGAACGAATTCACCAAGCACGGCGCCCAGGACCTGCACGTCGTCCACGAATCCGAGCAGGAGCCGGGGACGCCCGCCGCCCACCTTGCGGCCCGGTTCGGGGCCAAGGGGCCGAACTCGAACTGCCTCACGGCCTGCGCCGCCAGCTCGCAGGCGATCGGCGAGGCCTACGAGATGATCCGCCACGACTGCGCCGACGTCATGCTCTCGGGCGGCACGCACAGCATGATCCACCCGTTCGGCGTTACGGGGTTCATCCTGCTGACGGCCCTGTCGACCCGCAACGACGAGCCCGCGAAGGCCAGCCGCCCGTTCGACCGCGACCGCGACGGCTTCATCATCGGCGAAGGGGCGGGCATGCTCGTCCTGGAGGAGCTGGAGCACGCCAAGGCTCGCGGCGCCAAGATCTACGGCGAGATCGTCGGCTACGGCTCGACGGCCGACGCCTTTCGCATCACCGACAGCCACGAGGAAGGCCGGGGCGCGATCGCCTGCCTCCGCGAGGCCCTCGAGGGCGCGGGGATCGAGCCCGAGGCGATCGACTACATCAACGCCCACGGCACCAGCACGTCGGTCAACGACTCGGTCGAGACCCTGGCGATCAAGAAGACGTTCGGCGACGCCGCGTACACCGTGCCGATCTCCAGCACCAAGAGCATGATGGGGCACCTGATCGCCGCCGCCGGCAGCGTCGAGGCGATCGTCTGCCTGCTGACCATCCGCGACGGCCTGCTGCCGCCGACGATCAACCTGGACAACCCGGATCCCGAGTGCGACCTCGATTACATCCCCCACGAGGCGCGGAAGAAGCGGGTCGACGTGGCGCTCTCCAACAGCTTCGGCTTCGGCGGGCAGAACATCACCTTGATCTTGAAACGCTACACCGACTGA
- a CDS encoding alpha/beta hydrolase: protein MVGLSTLLIALAVLATIPVVALGGFLVATIWLYCPVIRRIFEDRPVFQPLKVKPDDLGEPAAFASSDGLTLRGSYFKARTDARVGVLVFCHEFLSDRWSYAPYLDHLRDRGFDVFSFDFRSHGASAVDPAYEPLQYASNHEVDDLRSALAYLRSRPDRDLSGYGLFGVSRGGGAALLVAADEPDVWGVVTDGAFPTRGTMTSYIVRWAEIYVRCRWFLALVPRFIFATLGDVARAGTERTRNCHYPSVERAVARLTPRPWLQIHGQRDVYIGTDIAHEFFARAREPKEQWMVADAKHNRCRESAPEAYAWRLGAYVDRHAPRRPLAEFENELVEADFSAFAAAATARVEAPGHIPNVASSVTG from the coding sequence GTGGTCGGCCTCTCTACGCTGCTCATCGCCCTCGCGGTCCTCGCGACGATCCCCGTCGTCGCGCTCGGCGGCTTCCTCGTCGCCACGATCTGGCTGTACTGCCCGGTGATCCGACGGATCTTCGAAGATCGTCCGGTCTTCCAGCCGCTGAAGGTCAAGCCGGACGACCTCGGCGAACCGGCCGCGTTCGCCTCGTCCGACGGCCTGACGCTCAGGGGAAGCTATTTCAAGGCCCGCACCGACGCACGCGTCGGGGTGCTCGTCTTCTGCCACGAGTTCCTCAGCGACCGCTGGAGCTACGCGCCTTATCTCGACCACTTGCGGGATCGCGGCTTCGACGTCTTCAGCTTCGATTTCCGGAGCCATGGCGCGAGCGCCGTCGACCCGGCCTACGAGCCCTTGCAGTACGCGTCCAACCACGAGGTCGACGACCTCCGGAGCGCGCTGGCGTATCTTCGGTCGCGTCCCGACCGCGACCTCTCCGGCTACGGCCTCTTCGGCGTGAGCCGAGGCGGCGGCGCGGCCCTCCTGGTCGCCGCCGACGAGCCCGACGTCTGGGGCGTCGTGACCGACGGGGCCTTCCCCACCCGCGGCACGATGACCTCCTACATCGTCCGCTGGGCGGAGATCTACGTCCGCTGCCGCTGGTTCCTCGCCCTCGTGCCCCGGTTCATCTTCGCCACCCTGGGCGACGTGGCCCGCGCCGGCACCGAACGGACCCGGAACTGTCATTACCCCAGCGTCGAACGGGCCGTCGCGCGGCTCACGCCCCGACCCTGGCTCCAGATCCACGGCCAGCGCGACGTCTACATCGGGACCGACATCGCCCACGAGTTTTTCGCCCGGGCCCGCGAGCCCAAAGAACAGTGGATGGTGGCCGACGCCAAGCACAATCGCTGCCGCGAATCGGCCCCCGAGGCCTACGCTTGGCGACTCGGCGCCTACGTCGACCGCCATGCGCCCCGACGCCCCCTGGCCGAGTTCGAGAACGAACTCGTCGAGGCGGACTTCTCCGCGTTCGCCGCCGCGGCGACCGCCCGCGTCGAGGCTCCAGGGCACATCCCGAACGTCGCTTCATCCGTCACCGGCTGA
- a CDS encoding GH3 auxin-responsive promoter family protein, giving the protein MLRFIKRLVGRPIANRARRLAVEFHQQTKRAGAFQRELLLSRIARNADSAFGRDHHFGEIHSPEDFRRQVPIADYTRHEPYIDRVRNGDVSALFGPGTEVLMFAMTSGTTNRPKTIPVTREALNNYREGWLIWGIQAFDAHPDIIENGLRPILQIASDWRESYTPAGIPCGAITGLTASMQSRMIRTTYCMPPSGSRIKDVESKYYVALRYSIYKNLGTIIAANPSTILNMVRLGDRERETLIRDLHDGTLATRWSIPDDVRRELRFRTRIRRKDAARRLEQIVSETGRLLPKDYWPNLEFLSNWMGGTMRAYLRGYPEFFGEKPVRDVGLIASEGRMTIPIEDNTPAGVLDIRHHYFEFIPEEDADKPDPQTVEAVDLVEGKNYFVLLTTAGGLYRYNIFDLVRCVGFHGEAPIVEFLNKGAHFSSLTGEKLSEHQVITAVESAQRSVGLRLRSYLLLPIWGDPPSYGILVEASDLPEGEAADRFTAEVEEQLRTLNVEYAAKRDSLRLGPVRTIRIRDGAWGEFQKRRLARSGGTVEQYKQPHLIPDVEAIHAFPTVATIGS; this is encoded by the coding sequence ATGCTCAGATTCATCAAGCGGCTCGTCGGCCGCCCGATCGCGAACCGCGCCCGCCGATTGGCGGTCGAGTTCCATCAGCAGACTAAGCGGGCCGGCGCGTTCCAGCGCGAGCTGCTCCTCTCCCGGATCGCCCGCAACGCCGACAGCGCCTTCGGACGCGACCACCATTTCGGCGAGATCCACAGCCCCGAAGACTTCCGCCGCCAGGTGCCGATCGCCGACTACACCCGCCACGAGCCCTACATCGACCGCGTCCGCAACGGCGACGTCTCGGCCCTCTTCGGCCCGGGGACGGAAGTCCTCATGTTCGCCATGACGTCGGGCACGACCAACCGGCCCAAGACCATCCCCGTGACCCGAGAGGCCCTCAACAACTACCGCGAGGGCTGGCTCATCTGGGGTATACAGGCGTTCGACGCCCACCCCGACATCATCGAGAACGGCCTCCGCCCGATCCTCCAGATCGCCAGCGACTGGCGCGAGAGCTATACGCCCGCCGGGATCCCCTGCGGGGCCATCACCGGCCTCACGGCGTCGATGCAGTCGCGGATGATCCGGACCACCTACTGCATGCCGCCGTCGGGTTCGCGCATCAAGGACGTCGAGTCGAAGTATTACGTCGCCCTCCGCTACTCGATCTACAAGAACCTCGGCACCATCATCGCGGCCAACCCCAGCACGATCCTCAACATGGTCCGCCTCGGCGACCGCGAGCGCGAGACCTTGATCCGCGACCTTCATGACGGCACCCTCGCCACCCGCTGGTCGATCCCCGACGACGTCCGCAGGGAGCTTCGATTCCGGACCCGCATCCGCCGCAAGGACGCCGCGCGTCGCCTGGAGCAGATCGTCTCCGAGACCGGCCGGCTGCTCCCGAAAGACTACTGGCCCAACCTGGAGTTCCTCTCCAACTGGATGGGCGGGACGATGCGGGCCTACCTCCGAGGCTACCCCGAGTTCTTCGGCGAGAAGCCCGTCCGCGACGTCGGCCTGATCGCTTCCGAGGGCCGGATGACGATCCCGATCGAGGACAACACCCCGGCCGGGGTCCTCGACATACGCCACCACTACTTCGAGTTCATCCCCGAGGAGGACGCCGACAAGCCCGATCCCCAGACCGTCGAGGCGGTCGACCTGGTGGAGGGGAAGAACTACTTCGTCCTCCTGACGACGGCGGGGGGATTGTACCGCTACAACATCTTCGACCTGGTGCGCTGCGTGGGGTTCCACGGCGAAGCCCCGATCGTGGAGTTCCTCAACAAGGGGGCCCATTTCTCCAGCCTGACGGGGGAGAAGCTCTCGGAACACCAGGTGATCACGGCCGTCGAGTCGGCCCAGCGGAGCGTCGGGCTTCGCCTGCGCTCCTACTTGCTCCTGCCGATCTGGGGCGATCCGCCTTCGTACGGGATCCTCGTCGAGGCCTCGGACCTGCCGGAGGGCGAGGCCGCCGATCGGTTCACGGCCGAGGTGGAGGAGCAACTCCGGACGCTCAACGTCGAGTACGCCGCCAAGCGCGACAGCCTCCGCCTCGGCCCCGTCCGCACGATCCGCATCCGGGACGGGGCGTGGGGCGAATTCCAGAAACGCCGCCTCGCCCGCAGCGGCGGGACCGTCGAACAGTATAAGCAACCGCACCTGATCCCCGACGTCGAGGCGATCCACGCCTTTCCGACGGTCGCGACGATCGGTTCCTGA
- a CDS encoding DUF1571 domain-containing protein gives MNPANEAAEKIGSARRSMLLLAAAVGVCAEVGCATGGQAWRAGAGAMSGMLWSRGRAEPGYDLYAQNMAGSKGVKAAEAATVADRDVRPSDETGTGAALVARDRVQPADVAAEPRPQPRSTSDASVRVTLGRPESLPVLKNPDGEPGPLVASAAPEANSAHVAVTSPAPAESAAPIELAAAPERPPVEAQPEPSPAPAPEAPNAEAAEVAQAEPADEPAAKTRGVTLKSLLDDARGRLESMNTYQVGITRIERVGNQVLPEEKALLSIRRNPKAVRLEWPEGPNKGREVIYSAAINDRVMHVNIANSAIPIPRMSIPVDSPLALRNSRHAITEAGFDTIFNNLSSQVDAQGRPTGAEGRLTYKGLQQAEGMDRPCHLVQRITPTREVWRVYLDPDTLMPVAVTARQADGGLLESYRYEGLKADPTELAAVEAFDPDKRWGEAKGLFSRIAKAAGAAATQPASTTTR, from the coding sequence ATGAATCCGGCGAACGAGGCCGCGGAGAAGATCGGGTCCGCGCGGCGAAGCATGCTTTTGCTCGCCGCCGCGGTCGGCGTCTGCGCGGAAGTCGGCTGCGCGACCGGGGGACAGGCCTGGCGAGCCGGCGCGGGGGCGATGTCGGGCATGCTCTGGTCGCGTGGTCGCGCCGAGCCCGGCTACGACCTTTACGCCCAGAACATGGCTGGATCGAAGGGGGTCAAGGCCGCCGAGGCGGCGACCGTCGCCGACCGGGACGTCAGGCCATCGGACGAGACGGGGACCGGGGCGGCTTTGGTCGCACGCGATCGCGTGCAACCGGCGGACGTGGCCGCCGAGCCGCGTCCGCAGCCCCGATCGACCTCCGATGCGAGCGTCCGCGTCACCCTGGGTCGGCCCGAGAGCCTGCCGGTCCTGAAGAATCCCGACGGCGAGCCCGGCCCCCTGGTCGCCTCCGCCGCCCCTGAGGCCAATTCGGCCCATGTCGCGGTGACGTCGCCGGCCCCGGCCGAATCCGCGGCTCCGATCGAACTCGCCGCCGCGCCGGAGCGGCCTCCCGTGGAGGCTCAACCCGAGCCCAGCCCAGCCCCCGCCCCGGAGGCGCCGAACGCCGAGGCCGCCGAGGTCGCCCAGGCCGAACCCGCCGACGAGCCAGCGGCGAAAACGCGCGGAGTGACGCTCAAGTCCCTGCTGGACGACGCTCGCGGCCGGCTCGAGTCCATGAACACCTACCAGGTGGGGATCACCCGCATCGAACGGGTCGGGAACCAGGTCTTGCCCGAGGAGAAGGCGCTCCTCAGCATCAGGCGCAACCCGAAGGCGGTCCGGCTCGAATGGCCCGAGGGGCCCAACAAGGGTCGCGAGGTCATCTATTCGGCGGCGATCAACGACCGGGTCATGCACGTCAACATCGCGAACTCGGCCATACCGATCCCCCGCATGAGCATCCCCGTCGACAGCCCGCTCGCCCTGCGAAACAGCCGCCACGCGATCACCGAGGCCGGTTTCGACACGATCTTCAACAACCTCTCCAGCCAGGTCGACGCCCAGGGGCGTCCCACGGGAGCCGAGGGGAGGCTCACCTACAAGGGCCTCCAGCAGGCCGAGGGGATGGATCGGCCCTGTCACCTGGTCCAGCGCATCACCCCCACCCGAGAAGTCTGGCGCGTCTATCTGGACCCCGACACCCTGATGCCCGTGGCCGTGACCGCCCGTCAGGCCGACGGGGGGCTCCTTGAGTCCTATCGGTACGAGGGCCTCAAGGCCGACCCGACCGAACTCGCCGCGGTCGAGGCCTTCGATCCCGACAAGCGCTGGGGCGAGGCCAAGGGGCTGTTCTCCCGAATCGCCAAGGCCGCCGGTGCCGCGGCGACGCAGCCGGCGTCGACGACCACGCGTTGA
- a CDS encoding response regulator gives MPSPAVQDYSILITDDDAGVRETLRDIFVPHGYRTYLAESGEEAIDIVSTHHVHIALLDMHLPRLSGLETLAVFRQMRGALPAILISGACDENLMRRALSEHAFCVLEKPVSRHVVVHVVHRVIQKFYQQVS, from the coding sequence ATGCCGTCACCAGCAGTTCAGGATTATTCGATCCTCATCACGGACGATGACGCGGGTGTTCGCGAGACCCTCCGCGACATCTTCGTTCCGCACGGCTATCGGACCTACCTCGCCGAGAGCGGCGAGGAAGCCATCGACATCGTCAGCACCCATCACGTGCACATCGCCCTGCTCGATATGCACCTGCCACGGCTCTCCGGGCTGGAGACCCTGGCGGTCTTCCGCCAGATGCGCGGGGCTCTGCCGGCGATCCTGATCTCGGGCGCCTGCGACGAGAACCTGATGCGTCGCGCCCTCTCCGAGCATGCCTTCTGCGTCCTGGAGAAGCCCGTGAGCCGTCACGTGGTCGTCCACGTGGTCCACCGAGTCATCCAGAAGTTCTACCAGCAGGTGAGCTGA
- a CDS encoding NfeD family protein, protein MIAPVVARQGPPLRICATLLACGLLTAATIRAQGPDAVKDESTPGQFFTIVEPITHETITRVRAATRSLVDKAAGGARGRSPILIFQFLPGDAAPGTSDFGASFDLANYIAKDLGGAKLTVAYVPEPLSGYAVLPAIACTELVMASRATLGPITPENQAFDLAFREPVRFLAVRKTRDPDLILGMLDRDADLRLVRTADKGVHYILAEHLPDFLKANQVVDDRPAWEGGRRGVLTADRAREDGFSKRVAETPADVAHLYRIDGQSTVDDPTLGRLLRPVWIKIEGPIEAAQVSYMGRRIEQARREQANLVFFEFDSPGGLVEAADAVADLIVGIDDMKTVAYVGERALGVSSLLPLACRDIVFKQAGQIGDVRQFITARGRLEPLSEAQLDGLAEKAAFLAGKKGHPEAVARAMIDAEAELVEALDQTTGAARLLLRREADSDRDRFLNVQTRKEPGQPLTITGEDAPGLGLGQVVRDVEELKALYGLQGVTIRVEGPGWVDSLVTLLTDPYVSWMLLFVGLFMMVLELKLPGIGLPAIVSALAFMLFFWSHYLSGTADQLEIILFLMGLMSLAVELFVLPGFGVFGMSGIVLMLASIVMASHTFTWPTQEYEYREMGLTLIQLTLALLGVTAGGVVLAHYFPAIPIFNRLILKPEPWTGVEGVDPTIKPSMEGYESLTFLIGETGRTTSPLRPTGKARFGNMLVDVTADNFYIEPDSLVEVVDVQGTRITVKKWSGPEPESDGELDADATA, encoded by the coding sequence ATGATAGCCCCCGTTGTCGCACGCCAGGGCCCCCCGCTTCGCATCTGCGCGACACTGCTCGCCTGCGGGCTCCTGACCGCCGCGACGATCCGGGCCCAGGGCCCGGACGCGGTGAAGGACGAATCGACGCCCGGCCAGTTCTTCACGATCGTCGAGCCGATCACGCACGAGACGATCACGCGGGTCCGCGCCGCGACGCGGAGTCTCGTCGACAAGGCGGCCGGCGGGGCGCGGGGCCGCAGCCCGATCCTGATCTTCCAGTTCCTCCCCGGCGACGCCGCGCCGGGTACCAGCGATTTCGGGGCCTCGTTCGACCTGGCGAATTACATCGCCAAGGATCTGGGGGGGGCCAAGCTGACCGTGGCCTACGTCCCCGAGCCGCTCTCGGGCTACGCCGTCCTGCCGGCCATCGCCTGCACGGAGCTCGTGATGGCCTCGCGAGCCACCCTGGGGCCGATCACCCCCGAAAATCAGGCATTCGACCTCGCTTTCCGCGAGCCGGTCCGATTCCTCGCCGTCCGGAAGACCCGCGACCCCGACCTGATCCTCGGCATGCTCGACCGCGACGCCGACCTGAGGCTCGTCCGCACGGCCGACAAGGGGGTCCACTACATCCTGGCCGAGCACCTCCCCGACTTCTTGAAGGCGAATCAGGTCGTCGACGACCGCCCCGCGTGGGAAGGGGGGCGCCGCGGCGTGCTCACCGCCGACCGGGCTCGCGAGGACGGCTTCAGCAAACGCGTCGCCGAGACGCCCGCGGACGTCGCCCACCTGTACCGGATCGACGGCCAGTCCACGGTCGACGACCCGACCCTGGGCCGGCTGCTGCGGCCGGTCTGGATAAAGATCGAGGGCCCCATCGAGGCTGCTCAGGTCTCGTACATGGGCCGACGCATCGAGCAGGCGCGGCGGGAGCAGGCCAACCTGGTCTTCTTCGAGTTCGACAGCCCCGGCGGACTGGTCGAGGCGGCCGACGCCGTCGCCGACCTGATCGTCGGAATCGACGACATGAAGACCGTCGCGTACGTCGGCGAGCGGGCGCTCGGCGTCTCGTCGCTGCTCCCCCTGGCCTGCCGCGACATCGTGTTCAAGCAGGCCGGCCAGATCGGCGACGTCCGCCAGTTCATCACCGCCCGGGGCCGGCTCGAACCCCTGTCCGAGGCCCAACTCGACGGCCTGGCCGAGAAGGCCGCGTTCCTCGCCGGCAAGAAGGGCCACCCCGAGGCCGTCGCCCGCGCCATGATCGACGCCGAGGCAGAGCTCGTCGAGGCCCTCGACCAGACCACGGGAGCCGCCCGCCTGCTCCTCCGTCGAGAGGCCGACTCCGACCGCGACCGGTTCCTCAACGTCCAGACCCGCAAGGAGCCCGGCCAGCCTCTGACGATCACCGGCGAGGACGCCCCCGGTTTGGGGCTCGGCCAGGTCGTTCGCGACGTCGAGGAGCTGAAGGCCCTTTACGGCCTGCAAGGGGTGACGATCCGCGTCGAGGGGCCGGGCTGGGTCGATTCGCTGGTGACGCTGCTGACCGATCCCTATGTGAGCTGGATGCTCCTCTTCGTCGGCCTGTTCATGATGGTCCTCGAGTTGAAGCTCCCGGGGATCGGCCTGCCGGCGATCGTCTCGGCCCTGGCGTTCATGCTCTTCTTCTGGAGCCACTACCTGAGCGGCACTGCCGACCAGCTTGAGATCATCCTCTTCCTCATGGGGCTGATGTCGCTGGCGGTCGAGTTGTTCGTACTACCGGGGTTCGGGGTGTTCGGCATGTCGGGCATCGTGCTGATGCTCGCCAGCATCGTCATGGCCAGCCACACCTTCACCTGGCCGACCCAGGAGTACGAATACCGCGAGATGGGCCTGACCCTCATCCAGCTCACCCTGGCCCTCCTCGGCGTGACCGCGGGTGGGGTCGTCCTGGCGCATTACTTTCCGGCCATCCCGATCTTCAACCGGCTTATCCTCAAACCCGAGCCGTGGACGGGCGTCGAAGGCGTCGACCCGACGATCAAACCTTCGATGGAGGGGTACGAGTCGCTCACCTTCCTGATCGGCGAGACGGGGCGCACGACCTCCCCGCTGCGGCCGACCGGCAAGGCGCGGTTCGGCAACATGCTGGTGGACGTCACGGCCGACAATTTCTACATCGAGCCCGACAGCCTCGTCGAGGTCGTCGACGTACAGGGCACGCGGATCACCGTCAAGAAGTGGTCCGGACCCGAGCCCGAATCGGACGGCGAGCTCGACGCCGACGCCACGGCCTGA
- a CDS encoding outer membrane lipoprotein-sorting protein has product MGRRGATIGAAGLLAACAAGGSFAFGQAAQPPAAARKALAPAEVQAAPAQPQAAPANPGIDLETLLKRWEGQSSKLKTLDVVIFRRDDVPAFDEVEYYEGRALFKSPNLAFIDFKKIKQDDAGKPVKKDETTWDSTHEERIICTGNEVWQYKSDTRQIFVFPLEKDQAAKAIEEGPLPFLFNMKAEEAKQRYEIGLMPPPNDKSFGISIKPKLDVDKESFSHAFVQLDRAYMLPVRIVLVSPDGKSKKDFKLESVKPNATVKEENFVGKEFAKWKVIRNPAGEERPRNAPPAAAARPVPAAAAPRR; this is encoded by the coding sequence ATGGGAAGACGAGGAGCGACGATCGGTGCGGCCGGACTGCTGGCGGCCTGTGCGGCCGGAGGATCCTTCGCGTTCGGCCAGGCCGCGCAGCCCCCCGCCGCCGCCCGGAAGGCCTTGGCGCCGGCCGAGGTCCAGGCGGCCCCCGCGCAGCCCCAGGCTGCCCCCGCGAATCCGGGCATCGACCTGGAGACCCTGCTGAAGCGTTGGGAAGGCCAGAGCTCAAAGCTCAAGACGCTCGACGTCGTCATCTTCCGCCGGGACGACGTCCCGGCCTTCGACGAGGTCGAATACTACGAGGGTCGCGCCTTGTTCAAGAGCCCCAACCTGGCGTTCATCGACTTCAAGAAGATCAAGCAGGACGACGCCGGCAAGCCCGTCAAGAAGGACGAAACGACCTGGGACAGCACCCACGAAGAGCGGATCATCTGCACTGGGAACGAGGTCTGGCAGTACAAGAGCGACACCCGCCAGATCTTCGTCTTCCCGCTGGAGAAGGACCAGGCGGCCAAGGCGATCGAGGAGGGGCCGCTCCCCTTCCTCTTCAACATGAAGGCGGAAGAGGCGAAGCAACGCTACGAGATCGGCCTGATGCCCCCCCCCAACGACAAATCGTTCGGGATCAGCATCAAGCCCAAGCTCGACGTCGACAAGGAGAGCTTCAGCCACGCCTTCGTGCAGCTCGACCGGGCCTACATGCTGCCGGTCCGGATCGTGCTCGTCTCGCCCGACGGCAAGAGCAAGAAAGACTTCAAGCTCGAATCCGTGAAGCCGAACGCCACCGTCAAGGAGGAGAATTTCGTGGGCAAGGAGTTCGCGAAATGGAAGGTCATCCGGAACCCGGCCGGCGAAGAGCGTCCCCGTAACGCGCCGCCCGCCGCGGCCGCCCGGCCCGTCCCCGCCGCGGCGGCCCCCCGGCGCTGA
- the amrB gene encoding AmmeMemoRadiSam system protein B produces MLRPLSARRIENNDPPLMVLDDPRRFCSSPIVLPLAVFQNVVRHFNGRNRLEDVQKIVLDTTGERLDAAFLQRLIDDLDRAIAFEGATFEAAVRDFHEAGERPAALAGRSYAAEPRRLADELDRYFRARGGAGPLALPAPKRTRSEPVRGPRLRAVVSPHIDFTRGGTAYTWAYKRLVEESDADVFVVLGVAHQYCRSRFVLTRKDFATPLGPVKTDQAFVDRLVAEAGDHLFADELTHRSEHSIEFQAVFLKHVLGDRPFTIVPILVGSFHDFVTRRVDPITDPEVARFVAALRTAEEAGGRKVAYIGGVDLCHVGPEFGDPEVVDSAFQDRIRRFDRSMLDRAEAADPTGWFRTASDVGDRWRVCGLAATYTMLHAIGPSQGKLLRYDQAIDERGRCCVSFASMVFHEADAANA; encoded by the coding sequence ATGCTTCGCCCCCTCTCGGCGCGGCGCATCGAGAACAACGATCCCCCCCTGATGGTGCTGGACGATCCGCGACGGTTCTGCTCGTCGCCGATTGTGCTCCCGCTCGCCGTCTTCCAGAACGTCGTTCGTCATTTCAACGGCCGCAATCGCCTTGAGGACGTTCAGAAGATCGTCCTCGACACGACGGGCGAGCGACTCGATGCGGCGTTCCTTCAGCGCCTGATCGACGATCTCGACCGAGCGATCGCGTTCGAAGGGGCCACATTCGAGGCGGCGGTTCGTGACTTCCACGAGGCCGGCGAACGCCCGGCCGCGCTGGCGGGCCGTTCCTACGCCGCCGAGCCCCGTCGGCTCGCGGACGAGCTGGATCGCTACTTCCGGGCCCGGGGGGGCGCCGGGCCCCTGGCCTTGCCGGCCCCAAAACGGACGCGTTCCGAGCCGGTCCGGGGCCCGAGGCTTCGGGCCGTGGTCAGCCCGCACATCGACTTCACGCGAGGCGGCACGGCGTACACCTGGGCGTACAAGCGTCTCGTCGAGGAGAGCGACGCCGACGTCTTCGTCGTCTTGGGCGTGGCGCATCAGTATTGCCGAAGCCGGTTCGTTCTGACGCGGAAGGATTTCGCAACGCCGTTGGGGCCGGTGAAGACCGACCAGGCGTTCGTCGACCGGCTCGTCGCGGAGGCGGGCGACCACCTGTTCGCCGACGAGCTGACCCACCGTTCGGAGCATTCGATCGAGTTCCAGGCCGTCTTCCTGAAACACGTCCTCGGCGACCGCCCGTTCACGATCGTGCCGATCCTGGTCGGTTCGTTCCACGACTTCGTCACCCGCCGCGTCGACCCGATCACCGATCCGGAGGTTGCCCGATTCGTCGCTGCCCTCCGGACCGCCGAGGAGGCCGGAGGGAGGAAGGTGGCGTATATCGGCGGCGTCGACCTCTGCCACGTCGGCCCCGAGTTCGGCGACCCGGAGGTCGTCGATTCCGCCTTCCAGGATCGGATCCGCCGGTTCGATCGGAGCATGCTGGACCGGGCCGAGGCGGCCGACCCGACCGGATGGTTCCGGACGGCCTCCGACGTCGGCGACCGCTGGCGGGTCTGCGGCCTGGCCGCGACGTACACGATGCTGCACGCGATCGGCCCGTCGCAGG